The Christiangramia flava JLT2011 genome has a segment encoding these proteins:
- a CDS encoding DUF5606 domain-containing protein, with amino-acid sequence MGLDKVLAISGKPGLYELTAQTRGGFVAKSMLDGKKIAVNMRHNVSVLSEIAIYTYTEEVPLGEVFEKMKEKENGEKAISHKSSKAELEGYFSEVLPDYDVDRVYTSDIKKIVQWYNLLIENGMTDFSKESKEEKKAEETEAKSEKE; translated from the coding sequence ATGGGATTAGATAAAGTTCTAGCAATTTCGGGTAAACCCGGTCTTTATGAACTCACTGCGCAAACTCGCGGTGGTTTTGTTGCCAAATCGATGTTAGACGGTAAAAAGATTGCCGTAAATATGCGCCACAACGTGAGCGTGCTGAGCGAGATCGCTATTTATACGTATACGGAAGAGGTGCCGCTGGGAGAGGTTTTTGAAAAAATGAAGGAGAAGGAGAATGGTGAAAAAGCAATCAGCCACAAATCTTCAAAAGCGGAGCTGGAAGGTTATTTTTCCGAAGTTTTGCCAGATTATGATGTAGACCGTGTATACACCAGCGATATCAAAAAGATCGTGCAGTGGTATAATTTGCTGATTGAAAACGGAATGACCGATTTTTCAAAGGAAAGCAAAGAAGAGAAGAAAGCTGAAGAAACGGAAGCTAAAAGCGAAAAAGAATAA